Below is a genomic region from Ziziphus jujuba cultivar Dongzao chromosome 7, ASM3175591v1.
TATCTATCTAAAAGATTTAAATTCTCTTGACACATTGATGAGGACTAAAAAATGAATGTGTGACATTgaagaccaaaaataaaaattaatggcgacattaatagatatttaatttttatattccttCAATCGAATTAATGGGTAACACGTACATAAGTTGGAACCGTACGTAACATCACCAAAACTAAATATTGATTCAGGTAGGCCAAATGCATTAAACTCCGTTTTTTTATTGTATAAGTGCTAAATTAGATAccataataatagtatatatacTGTTGAAGAaggaaaattgttttattaaaatactaaaaaaatccaaaacattccagctaatttttggttttctatataaaaaatgCGAAAATCAAGATCAGAGACATATGTGTCCTTTgtgtcacaaaaaaaaaaaaaaaaaaaaaagttatattcaaCTGCCACTTTGTCGTCTCTAAAAGTCAATCTAATAAAATCTCATACGTATAAATTATTCACCCGCTAAACTGTACGCATTAATTATCGCCACAATGTGTGTCACATGCTTACATGATCACCATGTATAGCAGCacagcttgattttcttccatgttACAGATCTGAAACGCCAGTTTGCATCTCTTCCACCTGGTAACGACTATTTCTTTATATTCTCAAGAGTCCCAATTCCATTACTGAAGTGATTAGAATTGGGTTGCAACTAGATGCTCTACTCTGAATCCCTTCTGGGTAATTAGGAGGGTTGGATTAGCTAGCCCACTGAAagaggggaaaagaaaaagaaaaatgagagGAGCTGTGTTGGCAGCCATTGCTGCAGCAATCGGAAGTCTGTTGCAGGGTTGGGATAATTCGGTGATTGCAGGCACGTCACATTCTCTTTCTtgtctccttcttcttcttctttctctcttttttatttttttatttttctcttcaaaaaaagaaatctgTTTCATTGATGTTTGATATAATGAATAACCATGAAAATCACATCTGAGATTCCCAAACATGCTATATTTATGTATTCATTTATATTGTGCCCCCATGTGATTTGATTCATGCTTTATAGTGAAGCTGCCCATTGCTTTTTTGTAGCGCCCTTTGCTTGTTGTTATCTGAACTAAATTAGAAAATAGGTagaaaagttataaatttgattgttaagACTCGATGTATTAGTTTCCACAAAGTAGATGTGAATTTAATGTACAAAAATGTATAATACTTGTTTGAATAAATGCTGCAGCTACTGTTATTGACATCAAAAAGGAATTTAAATTGGAAAGTGAACCAACAATTGAAGGGCTAATTGTAGCAATGTCGCTGATCGGAGGCACGATTGTTACAACATTCTCTGGATCTGTATCAGATTCTGTAGGAAGAAGGCCAATGCTTATAATGTCGTCGCTACTATTTTTCATCAGTGCACTGGTAATGTTATGGGCTCCCAATGTTTATGTTCTACTTTTGGCGAGGCTACTAGATGGATTTGGTACTGGTTTGGCTGTTACTCAGGTTCCTGTCTATATATCTGAGACAGCCCCAGCAGAGATAAGGGGACGATTAAATACCCTTCCACAATTCACTGGTTCTAGTGGGATGTTCCTTTCCTATTGCATGGTGTTTGGGATGTCACTTGGGGGTTCATCCAGTTGGAGACTCATGCTTGGTGTTCTGTCCATTCCATCTCTGGTTTATTTTGCATTGACAGTATTTTTTCTGCCTGAATCTCCAAGATGGCTCGTGAGCAAAGGCCGAATGGTTGAGGCCCAACTAGTTTTGCAAAGACTCCGTGGCACAGAAGATGTTTCAGGTAGTTTGTTAAATTATATCCAAGCTAAATTGGATCATATTTTAATCTGTCTTGTCTAGTTTTGTCATGACTTTTTTTTGCTGATTTGAGGCTTTCATGTTGTACAGGTGAGTTGGCTTTGCTTGTTGAGGGTCTTGGGACTGGACGGGAGACATCCATAGAAGAGTACATAATTTGCCCAACCAGTGAGCCTCTTGACCAACAGGACAAGAATGTAGAGAAAGATCATATCAGATTATATGGGCACGAGGAGGGTCTTTCATGGGTTGCCAAACCTGTAACTGGACCGGGTTCTTTGGTCTCCAACCAAGGAAGTTTGGCCAATATCCCTCTTATGGATCCCCTGGTCACTCTCTTTGGCAGTGTCCATGAAAATCTATTGGATGCAGGAAGTAAGCGCAGCATGTTTCTTCCAAACATGGGTAGTATAATTGGAGGTGCAGAGCATCAAGGTacacatgaaaattttgatatggaGAATCAAggcaatgatgatgatgactaTGCATCCGACTCAGCTGGGACTGATCATGATGAAAATTTGAGAAGTCCATTGCTTTCACGCCATCACACTAATGCTGAAAAGGACAATATTCCTGTTTCTGGGGGTAGCATTTTGGGTATCAGAAGCAGCAGCCTCTTGCAAGGGAATGCAGTTGGTGATGAGGCAATGGGTAGTACTAGTGTTGGTGGTGGTTGGCAGCTTGTTTGGAAATGGTCAGACCGCATACGAAAGGATGGGAAAAGGGAAGAAGGACTTCAAAGGATCTATTTGCACCAGGAAGGTTCAGCAGCGTCTAAGCCTGGTTCCTTTGTTGCACCTCCTGGTGTGCCTGGAGGAAGTGAATACTTTCAGGCTGCTGCTTTGGTTAGCCATGATAAACCTGTAGGACCAGAAATTCTCCAACAATCTACAACCCTTAGTAAAGGGCCAACTTGGAAAGATCTTTTAGAACCAGGAGTAAAACGTGCATTAGTTGTTGGTATAGGACTCCAAATTCTTCAGCAGGTAATGAATCCTAGTTTGTTGTGGTAGAAATTCTTCTGGTACTCTCATGAATGTTCTTAATCCTTACATGATCCTGAAAATTACATGATCAACATTCTATTGATAATAATGTTGTTGTTGGATTTTACAGATTTCTGGGATAAATGGTGTTCTTTATTACGCTCCTCAGATTCTAGAGCAAGCAGGTGTAGCAGCACTTATTTCAAATATGGGAATGAAACCAGCCTCTGCATCGTTGTTCATAAGTGCCATTACAACACTCTTGATGCTTCCTTGTATAGCTATTTCAATGTGGCTAATGGATATCTCTGGTAGAAGGTAGCACGCTTAAATCTTAGTATTGGAAAAGATCACCAAGCAACAACTGAAAGCTATCCAACTCAACCAATTTGaagtctttttatttatttatttattttttggttgatatGAATGGTGAGTTTCACTTCTTGTGCAGGTCCTTGTTGCTCTCCACAATACCAATCCTTATAGTGTCGCTCATATTGCTGGTAGTAGGCAGTGTTGTCAACTTGGGCTCTGTTTTAAATGCAATAATATCCGCTCCTGGTGTTATGGTGTACCTATGCTGCTTCGTGACGGGTTATGGGGTGATTCCCAACATTTTGTGTTCAGAGATCTTCCCAACTAGAGTTCGTGCCTTATGCATTGCGATATGTGCCCTCACTTATTGGATATTTAACATCGCTGTTACATATTCATTTCCTATTATGCTCAACTCCTTTGGCCTTGCAGGTGTTTTCAGCATCTATGCTGTTGGTTGCACCATTTcttggatttttgtttttctaaaggTTCCGGAAACCAAAGGCATGCCTTTAGAAGTCATTTCTGAGTTCTTTGCAATTGGTAAAATACAAGCTGATGAATAACTCATATACGGTTAAGTTAGTTTGAACCTTTTGGAAGCAGTGAAAATCTGAAAAGGGGAGCTTCTTTGTGTGTACAGCTGTTGCCTTATGTTTGATGGATATTTCTCTGTTGATCAATGGTTCATGTACATTTGTTTAGATCTTTCAAGAACAATATGAAAGTGTGAGAGATGTTTGAAAATTTGTTGCTTCGACAGAAAAATAATGCTTCAGACAAAAAACTTGTTAAAAACATGGCTGTGTCTATCGTTTGAGCACCCATGTTTTTGTATTTGCTTTAGAAGGATGAAAGAGTACAATAattcttaataatattttttttttttgccttttggattctattacaaataatatagagtacaataaattctttttttaatccatAGCACTAAAAATTCTTCCTTGCTTGTAATCTTTTCCTAATGGTCTTCCATTTGCAAACTTTCCACTAAAATttcgggggaaaaaaaatgttgtcAGCGAATGGATCTTCTGCGACGGATGTAAGTTAGGGCTGTTAAAATATGTCGTTGGATACGATCCTGAACGTTCAATTCCTTGACTTTAAGTGAAGGTTAGAAATTAGGTCAGCGCTAGGTGATGAGGTGGCGCTACATAGGTGGTGGGAGGTTCCAAACTTCTGAGATCTCAAAAGTGAAATCCCAATTGTTGCACAAAACAGAAGTTGTTTTCCCCAACTCTGCACTCTGAACAAGGAAGTTCTTGGTCCTCATCACCATCGTCAAAGTTCTCGCTAgggatttaaaattttcaagggaaaaaaaaaaaaaaatgcaaaatgatgAGCAATCTCTGGAGAAGAGGCCCGGAATCTTATTCATCGGATCCTCTAACGTCGGCAAGCGGACCCTCTTTTCCCGTATGCCGTTTTTTTCACATTCCCTTTCTCTTCGTCTTTCTTAAATTCcaatatgtgtttttttgaaTCTCTGTAGGTTTTCAATTGGTTTTCTGTCTATAtagattaaaatttatttcaaataattgaagaaaaaagTATGTTAATTTGTATGTAGGACTAGTTAGTGTGGATTTTGAAGATGCTACTGATTCACCATCGGAGGTCTTACTTCGTGGGTAAGTTGGTACAAAGGGGATTATATTGTACAAAACTGTTAATCAAATTTATTGTGAtgctttttttgggtttttcctcTGCAGCTGGACTATCAACACCAAGTATTATACTGCTGATGTTTCCATATGCATTGCTCAGCTTGATGAAGAATTCTCCATTTCCAATCTTTCAATTTATACCCAGTTGGCTGCCATTGTTATGGTTTTCGACATGACTGAAGTTTGTCTCATTGCCATGCACTCCTTTCTATATTGATTACTTGTTTCTTGTCGATTGCTCCATTAAACCCTTTAGTTAAAATTTTGAGCTTTGTTTGCCTTGATGAAATTTGCATTCGCTTTGTGACATTATGTGCAGCCTTCGTCTCTTGCTGTGCTTATGGAATGGGTTTCTCGCAATGATCTTCGAAATTTTGAGATATTGTTGTGCATAGGAAACAAAGCGGATCTTGTTCCGGGTCATCCAGTGCATTCTGAATACAGAAGAAAACTCCTGAAAGTTGGAGAATCGTCCAATGACTCACATCTGGAGTTCAGTGATTATGGAATTTCTGAGACGGAAGGTAGTAGCTTATTGGGAGATGATGAATCCCCAGGGGAGACTAGGAGGTCATGTCTGGATTGGTGCGTTGAGAATAACATTGAGTATATTGAAGCTTGTGCATCTAATGCTGACTTTGATAAATGTAAGGTCCTTCTTCTGCCTTGACATGCATTAATCTGTTTAAAATTACAGTCAAATTAAGTCATCCATATTTCTAATCATGTAACCATATTTAGGAATATGCATACCCTGCTAAAGTTCATACCTTTTCGTGTTTGAGTTATGATAGATCTACAGAATGGAAAAAAACTTGCTTCATAgtaatttatcaatatatataaccGTTATGGAAGATAACAATTAAGCATTTGCTATTGAAGTCCTGATTACATGTAAGGATGGTCCTTGTGGCACAATATGGAGATTCAATGTGACAGAAGCTTTAGTCCTCGCAAGTAGTTTAAGGAGAAGTCCAATTTACTGCATGTACAACGTATACCATATAGCTTTTAAGTAGATGAAATCACCGGATGAATTTATTAAGTTATATGTTGGTTCTCTGGAGTAGAAAGGGAACAAATTATCTTGAAGCGTAGTTGTAAGTGGAATATGATAGTTAAAGATATTCATTATACATTACGGCTCTTTTGGTTATTACTATTTAATATACATCAATGAGATGGAGATACTTTTCTCGACAGGTTTGTCAGTTGATGGTGATTCACAAGGAGTTGAACGTCTGCTTGGTGCTCTCTCTGCTCATATGTGGCCAGGAATGATTCTAAAATCTGGAGATAAGATAACTGAACCATCAATACCTGAAAAAGAAGGTTGTATACACAACTACCTTTTGGCCTATATCTGACTTGTTAATCAGGACACTAATTCTTTCTGTTCTCTCATATCAGTCTCAGCAGATGAAGAATCTGATTATGAAGTTGAATATGAAATCTTATCCGCTGGCTCAGCTGAACCATGGGATGACACAAATATAGGATGGGTTTCTGCAAATGGTTTTACCCGTGAAACAGAGACATTAGACGCTCAGAATAATCCTATCGCTGAATGCAATCAAACAAATGGAACCAGATGTGATAAGGAAGAGCTGCAGTCCTCAACATCAACAACTTCATTGCACAATGAGATTAATAAGGGAGTGGTACCACATGTTGAAGAACCTAACCAAGAGATGAATCCAGATGAGTGCTCACCATTTGACTTTGAAGATTTGGAACAATTGATGTCTGAGATAGGAAACATGCGGGATAATTTAAGGCTGATGCCTGATTTTCAGCGTAGAGAAATGGCTGCAAAACTGGCACTGAAAATGGCTGCCATGTTTGGGGGTGGCAGTGATGATGAAGAGGATGTTTGTTGTAATTGAATATGGAATGTATGTTCTTAATTTTTGACTACCGAGTAGAATACAATTATTGAGATGTGTAAGTGGGTATGAGGGTTGTTATCCCTGAATATTTATCTCAGATTTGTCCATGAAGTGACATCCAGAAGGAAATGAGTAGTCTTAATGGATGAGctatttaaattgtaattaaccCATTGAGACCGTATTAACCTCTGATTATAATGTGGAAGTGGCACTACTTCTCATTTCCTACATAAAAGTTGTAATTATTTACTATGAAATTCTGAACAATATTTTCTGCAAATCATACCTATTTTAGGAATGATTATGATTTGTCTTCAATTTTAGATAAGAGTTGGGTGCTGGCGAAGGTACCCGATAACCAAGTTTGACCACTTACTTTGTTATTCATTGACAGTGGTAAAGGTGTTACAATGGAAGATACCCAAGGAGGTGTCAAAAGTTGATAAGCAGGCGTACTTCGGAAATGCAAGGAAAAGTAGGCAGAAAATGGGCTATATCCTCTATCATGGTGATTAGGTCAAGAATTGACTCCGAGCCGTGCCGTGAAACATGGTTGGAGATTGACTGGAAATTCTGTacctatatctatatattatctGTATTTAACATGGGATTATAATGGGTCAGTGAGTGCTCTTTTAATCATGAAtactaagaaaaagaaaatatctcaTATACACTTTCTTTTTCCCACTTGACCGGTGAGATATTTATGctacacttttttatttttttatctttgggAAGGATAACCTAGGATATTGCATTGTGGGTggaccaaacatatatatacatacatacacgtatttttgtatattatattttcatgcACAAAACATTTTATACTGCATTACTGCATTAGCAATacagaaaaaaacaattattattacatACTTAAATAATTTCGATAGTATCACCACAAATAAATATCAAGGAGCCAAGAATTTCCTTTTCCGTACGATGAATTGAATTGGAGCCAGTAAGCTTATAATTATTCCCATCATGGAATGAGAAAGATATTAGTAGGTTTCTTACTTAGGTTTTAAGATTGAAGAAATGCGGTAAGAGACAAAGTCATgggtatctttttcttttctgctaGTCTCTGTTTCTTTAATTGGCTAATCTTTATTTATATAgactttcaaaaaataaaaataaaactaaaaatcttcACTGTATAGTTATAGTGGAATTATTAATCATGATTGCTAAGAGTGGAAAACCAGCTGGAAGCTTGGCCGCAAAGGGTTTGGAAGAATATGTTTTCTCCGGTTACTATGAGAAGCTTGCACTTGAAGAGAATTTAGCATCTTAACAAAAACTGGGCTTATTCATGATTCCTAGTCTTATTAGACTCTGTTTGTTGCTTTAATATATACTACTTTGCTAGCTTGATTAAAGTTGAGCCATTGAATCATAACATAGGGGAGGCTAATCCAAAGTGGGAATAACTTCATTActactaaaaaaaacaaaatagtcaTAGAGATACCAAAATAGGCAACAACATGGGATCGATTTGCTTCATTTGAATTGATACCTTCAGTATCTTGGCTTTCCAATGAGTATAAATTCTGAAACAGGAAACCAATCCTTCTCCTTTAATTCTACAACATTCAATCTTTTTTcacctttttacttttttcccaAAGAATCTATAATATTGGGCAATCAAAGAGAGAAACTCTTAGGCTCCAAAGAAACTCATTTATTCTATGACCTTCAATTCTCAACAAAATCTATAAGGAAACTTGCAATCGTAGTCCAAAACATACACACGGTGAAAAGTTATAGATTGGAATATTGCTTTTAAACCATGCAATATCTTTTATAAAATCTCTCTGTAGGTTTTTAATCCGAACAAAAGCTGGTCAATTGTGGATATTTTCTTACATTCAAAGATAATGGGAGAGAGCATCAATCATATCCATCtataaaatatgcaaaattattatgCCAAAAACCCCacacacaatttttcttttacaaaatttttaacATATCCCAATTATATGTAAATTGGGATCATATATCCCACCAATTACATGTAATATAATATGACAGCCACGaatataaaattaacatgttAAATGGGATATTAAAAATGCAAAGAAATTTAGGGAAAGTGAAAAAGTAGAGTTTCATTGGAGATATTAGAAGTGCAGAATACGATGATTATATATACAGTCTTTACAGGCACATCGAAGCCCAAATTTTTAGTAATtaaggggggggaaaaaaaaagagtgaaaaagaaaaactgtgTCAAGGCAAAAACCCAATACTAGTGTGATTAGATACAGTAGCAGAATAAGATATATCCTGTCTGGCTTTCATCTGGGCCTCACTCCGAGCGGCGGCTGAGCCGCCGGAAACGGCCGGAAACTGACCGCACTTCTGACACCTCCCCACCACGAGGATCTGCCGACAGGATGGGCAAGACGAATGGGATCCCAGCCACGTGTCAATGCAGCCTACGTGGAAGCTATGTCCGCACTGCGGCAACACTCTTATCTCCTCCCCTTCCGCAAACTCCCCCAAACATATGGCGCACTCCGTCGCTATCTTCGCCGGCTCGCCGCCGCAAACGTCGGCGGTGGCAGCGCCGTACGTAAACTTCGGAAGGGATTGCAGCACCTTCTTCTTCAGGCCTTTGTTTGCCGCGGCTTGACTCGGCGATCGAGTGCCTCTCCCGCCGGCGGCGGAGCCACGGCGGAGCCAAGCGCAGCGGGCCACGGCGATTAGACCAACCACGCATATCAAGGCGCAAAGCAAAGCCGCCAAGATCACCACGAAGTCAGACTCCAGGGTCACCGCCTCAGGAGGCGGCGCTTCCACCACCATCGCTGTCGACGATGTGTTGGTGGCTGCGCTGAGAAATCTCAGAGTTCGAGTCATGACACATATGtcttagctctctctctctctctctctttctgtgttaattgagaagaaaaaaatggaacaagAAAGAAGAATTTGTGAGGGTTTTAGTATTTGGgtgctttaatttttatacaAAGAGTATATGATGGTGGGTTTTAAGTTCCGTTTAGGTGCcaagaaaactgaaaaaaaaaaaaaaatagaaagaaaccaGAAAAGCAGAAGTGTTTGGGAAGGATAGGGTGGGAAAGCTAGGCAGAGAGTATTTTGAGTTAAAAAGAGTTATAaagagctctctctctctctctctctctctctctgtctctgtggTTGCAGAGAAAACAGACAGCCGAGTTGCCCCTTTTATTTCGTTTAGGTCAGGACAAACAAGCCCAACTTTGGTCCATTTAGTTTGATATTTCTGTACTTCCTGTAGTTATCTTCTCTCTTGaagacaaaatattattaaaaaaatattatttatcaaaggAAAAATATGATCTTGAAATCTACAATAAAGTTTTCTACTTGCAAGAGTGAGATAATatccaaaatattattttaaaaatgacaccaatttttaaaaaaatacccaACAtgcttaataaattattatttcctaCACTTCTACTTGTAATAATTAGTAAATAGAAAGGAGGAAAAATTTTGTGTCTAGATAAATATCTTGTTGTCTTATAGTATCCACGCCGTGATCTTTTCATCCCAGCCTCTTTGGATTATTTTATCAAGCTTTCATTGTCTTCGTatccaaaactatatatatatattctttgctttaaaataatttttttagatgttTAAAGAAATCTAAAGGACttatagctttttttttaatcttttcatgttttcttttctagcagtgattttttctgttttttatgtatatattttctttcgTTTCTTACATTTCAACTTAAAATATAGctttttacatataatatatatataaagtttcaaaattccttttctgagttcataccaaactccaaaagTATCTTTGAACCTTGGTaagatatttatttcttattattcaataaattgtcTGAAATACTATTTTAAGAAGGCGAACTAAATATAAGCCTACCGATCTTTTAGGTTACAAAAAGCATTCATCCAAATGGTGCGATTGccctttgatttttatttattttttattttttatttattttgccttTGGTGGGATTGTCCttgcttatctttttatttattattattttttttttggggacagaTATTGTCGTTACTTATCTGTTATATACTCGCGTTGGGGAAAATGGAGACAGTGGATATATGATTATATTGCATCCTCCAGAACGATTTCCttctaaataaaattgatatattttctcccctttttcttttatttgtttgttttttaataaaataccaggttgtttttttaaaaaaaaaaaaaaaaaaaaaaactgctaagATGTGCAGGATATTAGGTGAGATCTTCTTAGTCAGGCGCAGAACAAAAATAGTCTTTGGCGGAGAAaataagaccaaaaaaaaaaaaaatgacactaATCCAATATAGTTTGGGGTTTGGGATCTAAGGATAAAGACAAGAGTATCCAATATTTCCAAATATCGAAATAtcacttttaatttttcctttttctgtaaCAATTTCCAAATATCGAATATATAAATCCTTTTgttaattaaatgaaataataaaggatccaattttaacatattatgAAGAAAAACTTTTATCAATCAAACCCACTAATCCATCGCCTAGGTTATGCATCAACATCAACTTTtcaaaccaaccaaaaaaaaaactatctcaTGGATCATATTACTAATTAGCATGGAAAATAGCCGGTCACACAGTCCGAGTTCAGTGATTATGAATTTAATCCATAATTTTGGGTAAATCCATATGAGGCTGTTTACATCTGGaagaaaaatgatgaaatgAAGCTGCTTATGCTACATAAATATGTAGTAGCAAGTGAAAAATGGTGAGGGAGGATGCTGGGGTACAATTTGCATTAAAAACCTTATCTCCACTTGTTATACTCAAACATATGAAATTGTCTGCCTACCAGGCCCTCAAACTTCCACCtttattaccaaaatatatgCCAACAAACTTAACAAGGCttgattcaatttatttatcaaaataaaaaataaaaaagcttgaTCCAATttggacccttttttttttttttttttcccactcatTCCTATTATACCCCTATACTTTTTGGAAAATTTCCCTTTTACCTCATCGATTGAGATTACCAGGAGAAAGAGTAATGATTTTACCCACGACAAAGTTTATCAAAATcgagacccaaaaaaataataataaaaaaaaaatcataaatttaaaaagcaaGAAGCTCACGAgatgttttctttgtttttgataacttttttattttattttatttttttttggtggtatatttgtttttgataaCTCTTTTAGATAAAATCACGCGAAAGAAAGCAACTTACTCGtttctaattaatatatgtagGTCCTGAATTTATGGACCGACCTTAGTTGTTTCGTACCCAACATGCTAATATAACTTATGTCAGAGGTTGAGAATGAACCAGGAAAGAGGCACTGATCGAACACTGAATTACAAAAAGCCCATGAAATCAGACAAAATTGGTCATGTTCAAATGAATCCTGATGTGAAGCTCTTGTTAAAGGTATAAGCTGAATAATTAGAGATTAATAATATATGGGAGATGGACCAGGAATGTTTTATGTTTGAAATACAAGCGACTTGGTTTGAGTAGAAAAAAGAACCTTTAAAACAACGGGTTCTGTCTGATAACAGAAAGTTTGAAAAACAGATACTACAATGGAGGAAAAGCTTTTTTTGACATGTGGTCCACGACTGGTCCAGTCGTTTCATCTTACTTTCAATATTCCCACCCATCCAAAACGATGTGAAAGGGAAACGATATGACTTTAATTTTGACAATGGACACGCtttcatatttatatgtttCACCTTCATTTTGAATAATTGAGCATTTGTGCACGCACAACACAACAGAAAATATCTCCATTAGACTTCATTATtgcactacaaaaaaaaaaaaaagaaaaaacttgggTTAATTTGATGACGACCCTGATACGCTGTGGCCTACGAGATTTCGGAAATGGATGTGATAaggatgttaaaaaaaataccaaagaaCCATTCTTGGcataaataaatagtatttcATAATCCCATTTTGGAGCTACTTAATCAAAATCTCATATCCTGTAGAACTCATATTCATTAAAGCCAATTGCCACAGAAAACATGTATCATGACCTCGCTAAACTAGCCAAGgagagaagaaaacaaaaaagttgtTATAAGCTAATGTACAAGCATTTCAATATCTTTTCCTAATATTTAACAAGAATTAATACAATGGATTGAGAGATTATTTATGATGCTAATATATCTTATGGTTTCTGGGAAGTCCTGAAGGAGAATTCATCTTCATTTTTAGTTTCTTCTCCAACATGGGGTTTCTTTAACTCAGTTTCTTCC
It encodes:
- the LOC107424310 gene encoding uncharacterized protein LOC107424310, with product MQNDEQSLEKRPGILFIGSSNVGKRTLFSRLVSVDFEDATDSPSEVLLRGWTINTKYYTADVSICIAQLDEEFSISNLSIYTQLAAIVMVFDMTEPSSLAVLMEWVSRNDLRNFEILLCIGNKADLVPGHPVHSEYRRKLLKVGESSNDSHLEFSDYGISETEGSSLLGDDESPGETRRSCLDWCVENNIEYIEACASNADFDKCLSVDGDSQGVERLLGALSAHMWPGMILKSGDKITEPSIPEKEVSADEESDYEVEYEILSAGSAEPWDDTNIGWVSANGFTRETETLDAQNNPIAECNQTNGTRCDKEELQSSTSTTSLHNEINKGVVPHVEEPNQEMNPDECSPFDFEDLEQLMSEIGNMRDNLRLMPDFQRREMAAKLALKMAAMFGGGSDDEEDVCCN
- the LOC107424357 gene encoding monosaccharide-sensing protein 2 isoform X1; protein product: MRGAVLAAIAAAIGSLLQGWDNSVIAATVIDIKKEFKLESEPTIEGLIVAMSLIGGTIVTTFSGSVSDSVGRRPMLIMSSLLFFISALVMLWAPNVYVLLLARLLDGFGTGLAVTQVPVYISETAPAEIRGRLNTLPQFTGSSGMFLSYCMVFGMSLGGSSSWRLMLGVLSIPSLVYFALTVFFLPESPRWLVSKGRMVEAQLVLQRLRGTEDVSGELALLVEGLGTGRETSIEEYIICPTSEPLDQQDKNVEKDHIRLYGHEEGLSWVAKPVTGPGSLVSNQGSLANIPLMDPLVTLFGSVHENLLDAGSKRSMFLPNMGSIIGGAEHQGTHENFDMENQGNDDDDYASDSAGTDHDENLRSPLLSRHHTNAEKDNIPVSGGSILGIRSSSLLQGNAVGDEAMGSTSVGGGWQLVWKWSDRIRKDGKREEGLQRIYLHQEGSAASKPGSFVAPPGVPGGSEYFQAAALVSHDKPVGPEILQQSTTLSKGPTWKDLLEPGVKRALVVGIGLQILQQISGINGVLYYAPQILEQAGVAALISNMGMKPASASLFISAITTLLMLPCIAISMWLMDISGRRSLLLSTIPILIVSLILLVVGSVVNLGSVLNAIISAPGVMVYLCCFVTGYGVIPNILCSEIFPTRVRALCIAICALTYWIFNIAVTYSFPIMLNSFGLAGVFSIYAVGCTISWIFVFLKVPETKGMPLEVISEFFAIGKIQADE
- the LOC107424311 gene encoding RING-H2 finger protein ATL8; its protein translation is MTRTLRFLSAATNTSSTAMVVEAPPPEAVTLESDFVVILAALLCALICVVGLIAVARCAWLRRGSAAGGRGTRSPSQAAANKGLKKKVLQSLPKFTYGAATADVCGGEPAKIATECAICLGEFAEGEEIRVLPQCGHSFHVGCIDTWLGSHSSCPSCRQILVVGRCQKCGQFPAVSGGSAAARSEAQMKARQDISYSATVSNHTSIGFLP
- the LOC107424357 gene encoding monosaccharide-sensing protein 2 isoform X2, which codes for MRGAVLAAIAAAIGSLLQGWDNSVIAATVIDIKKEFKLESEPTIEGLIVAMSLIGGTIVTTFSGSVSDSVGRRPMLIMSSLLFFISALVMLWAPNVYVLLLARLLDGFGTGLAVTQVPVYISETAPAEIRGRLNTLPQFTGSSGMFLSYCMVFGMSLGGSSSWRLMLGVLSIPSLVYFALTVFFLPESPRWLVSKGRMVEAQLVLQRLRGTEDVSGELALLVEGLGTGRETSIEEYIICPTSEPLDQQDKNVEKDHIRLYGHEEGLSWVAKPVTGPGSLVSNQGSLANIPLMDPLVTLFGSVHENLLDAGSKRSMFLPNMGSIIGGAEHQGTHENFDMENQGNDDDDYASDSAGTDHDENLRSPLLSRHHTNAEKDNIPVSGGSILGIRSSSLLQGNAVGDEAMGSTSVGGGWQLVWKWSDRIRKDGKREEGLQRIYLHQEGSAASKPGSFVAPPGVPGGSEYFQAAALVSHDKPVGPEILQQSTTLSKGPTWKDLLEPGVKRALVVGIGLQILQQISGINGVLYYAPQILEQAGVAALISNMGMKPASASLFISAITTLLMLPCIAISMWLMDISGRRSLLLSTIPILIVSLILLVVGSVVNLGSVLNAIISAPGVMVYLCCFVTGYGVIPNILCSEIFPTRVFSASMLLVAPFLGFLFF